A section of the Paracoccaceae bacterium genome encodes:
- a CDS encoding SDR family oxidoreductase has translation MIVARVTLITGASSGIGAATARRISAPGESLVISARGGKAGEKVAALEGVADDCRAAGAEVLVLRADLSEPGAARDLARQAIAHFGALDRFVSNAGFALAGTTADTTPADYAHAHQVIFNAFVDLTTEALPSLSTSPSGRIVAVSSFVTDQAPGGRLFPSTAAAKGAMEALSRTMAVDLAPKGITVNCVAPGFTEKESAGHSALSGSAWEAAAAMTPNRRLAKPQDIAAAIAFFLGDEAAHITGQTLRVDGGLSLI, from the coding sequence CTGATCGTGGCCCGTGTCACGCTGATCACCGGCGCGTCCAGCGGCATCGGGGCCGCAACCGCGCGCCGCATTTCGGCGCCGGGCGAAAGCCTCGTTATCTCGGCCCGTGGCGGCAAAGCGGGTGAGAAGGTGGCAGCGCTTGAGGGTGTCGCCGATGACTGCCGCGCCGCCGGGGCCGAGGTTCTGGTGTTGCGCGCCGATCTGTCAGAACCCGGCGCGGCGCGCGATCTGGCGCGGCAGGCCATCGCGCATTTTGGCGCGCTGGATCGCTTCGTTTCCAACGCAGGTTTTGCGCTGGCAGGCACGACCGCGGACACAACGCCCGCAGATTATGCCCACGCGCATCAGGTGATCTTCAATGCCTTCGTCGACTTGACGACCGAGGCGTTGCCAAGCCTAAGCACCTCGCCCAGCGGACGTATTGTCGCGGTCAGCTCTTTCGTCACCGATCAGGCACCGGGCGGGCGCCTGTTCCCAAGCACCGCCGCCGCCAAGGGTGCGATGGAAGCACTGTCGCGCACGATGGCCGTCGACCTGGCCCCCAAGGGCATCACAGTCAATTGCGTGGCACCCGGGTTTACCGAAAAAGAAAGCGCCGGACACTCGGCCCTGTCCGGTTCCGCGTGGGAGGCCGCCGCCGCAATGACCCCCAACCGCCGCCTTGCCAAACCCCAGGACATCGCCGCTGCGATTGCATTCTTCCTTGGCGACGAGGCTGCGCATATCACCGGCCAGACGCTTCGGGTTGACGGTGGCCTCTCTCTCATCTGA
- a CDS encoding helix-turn-helix domain-containing protein: protein MPANTAHPSQLSQDPHRLSDPRENVLEVAIGRELRAFRRSQGLTVADLARNTGLSIGMVSKIENGNTSPSLTTLRTLANSLSVPLSAFFHGFEEHRDVVHTKAGEAVETERAGTRAGHQYDLLGHIGENSSGVVVEPYLITLTAESDVFPTFQHDGIELLYMLEGQVDYRHGEQVFTLRPGDTLFFDADAPHGPERLISLPARYLSIISYPRSR from the coding sequence ATGCCCGCCAATACCGCACACCCGTCCCAATTGTCGCAGGACCCCCATCGCCTGAGCGACCCGCGCGAAAATGTGCTGGAAGTGGCGATTGGTCGCGAATTGCGCGCGTTTCGACGCAGTCAGGGGCTGACGGTCGCGGATCTGGCGCGCAACACCGGGCTTTCCATCGGCATGGTGTCGAAGATCGAAAACGGCAATACCTCGCCCTCGCTCACGACGTTGCGGACGCTGGCAAACTCTCTCAGTGTGCCGCTATCGGCGTTCTTCCATGGGTTTGAAGAACACCGCGACGTTGTCCACACAAAGGCCGGTGAAGCCGTCGAGACCGAGCGTGCAGGCACACGCGCGGGCCATCAGTACGACCTGTTGGGTCATATCGGCGAAAACTCCAGCGGCGTTGTGGTGGAACCCTATCTGATCACCCTGACTGCCGAGTCCGACGTGTTTCCGACGTTCCAGCATGACGGGATCGAGCTCCTCTATATGCTGGAAGGGCAAGTCGACTATCGCCATGGCGAACAGGTCTTCACCCTGCGCCCCGGCGACACGCTGTTTTTCGACGCCGATGCACCGCACGGCCCCGAGCGTCTGATCTCTCTGCCAGCCAGGTATCTGTCGATCATTTCCTACCCGCGATCCCGTTAG
- a CDS encoding ammonium transporter: MEGNLNALTTVFTEFYYWVTVVFMFLIHVGFCMYEVAASRNRNHMHTLMKNVMIIPLVTVTFFFFGWWIYWAFPNFPILGGISFESGAPYTPWSENMGTHLGDRITGVFWAAFLLFSWTAASIVSGAVIERIRSSALWVHAVLIGSVFWIIDAAWGWHWDGWMVKLLGYHDAYASGVIHAIAGGYALGVILVLGPRIGKFAPDGTPRDIPPHNPWLLTIGLFLIYTGFWGFYAACNVPIIAPEVIDGQIVGTTWVTTNIYLAPTTLSAITFNFLMSLSGGLMAAYVVSKGDAFWTFSGGLAGIITASAGNDLYHPIQAMIIGAVGVVIVYKLHYWVERKFKIDDAVGAVAVHGYAGVVGLIIAGFVLWGAPSSPYEGYATISPWGQTIGAVIMFFVLGFLPAYIVSKIQASLGILRIPEVVEIQGLDYADHQSYEDAKAAITEAHKAHLAEKA; this comes from the coding sequence TTGGAAGGCAATCTTAACGCTCTGACGACAGTGTTTACTGAGTTCTATTATTGGGTCACCGTGGTTTTCATGTTCCTGATTCACGTCGGGTTCTGCATGTATGAAGTCGCGGCCAGCCGAAATCGAAACCACATGCACACGCTGATGAAGAACGTAATGATCATCCCGCTGGTCACCGTGACATTCTTCTTCTTTGGCTGGTGGATTTATTGGGCATTCCCCAATTTCCCGATACTTGGCGGCATCAGCTTCGAATCCGGCGCGCCCTACACCCCATGGTCGGAAAACATGGGTACCCATCTGGGTGACCGGATCACCGGCGTGTTCTGGGCAGCATTCCTGCTGTTTTCCTGGACGGCGGCCTCGATCGTTTCGGGTGCTGTAATCGAGCGTATCCGTTCCTCTGCGCTTTGGGTTCATGCGGTGCTGATCGGCTCGGTCTTCTGGATCATCGACGCGGCCTGGGGCTGGCACTGGGATGGCTGGATGGTCAAGCTGCTGGGCTATCACGATGCTTATGCCTCCGGCGTTATCCACGCGATTGCAGGGGGCTATGCGTTGGGTGTGATCCTGGTTCTGGGACCACGCATCGGCAAGTTCGCGCCCGATGGTACGCCGCGCGATATCCCGCCGCATAACCCCTGGCTGCTGACGATCGGGCTGTTCCTGATCTACACCGGCTTCTGGGGCTTCTATGCGGCCTGTAACGTGCCGATCATCGCGCCCGAGGTTATCGACGGTCAGATCGTCGGGACAACCTGGGTCACGACAAACATTTACCTGGCTCCGACGACGCTGTCGGCGATCACTTTCAACTTCCTGATGTCACTGTCGGGCGGTCTGATGGCGGCCTATGTCGTTTCGAAAGGGGACGCGTTCTGGACCTTCTCGGGCGGTCTTGCCGGGATCATCACGGCCTCGGCCGGCAATGACCTCTACCATCCGATCCAGGCGATGATCATCGGGGCCGTCGGTGTCGTGATCGTCTACAAGCTGCACTACTGGGTCGAACGCAAGTTCAAGATCGACGACGCGGTCGGCGCCGTGGCGGTCCACGGTTACGCAGGCGTCGTGGGTCTGATCATCGCTGGCTTCGTTCTGTGGGGCGCGCCGTCGTCACCCTACGAAGGCTATGCGACCATCAGCCCCTGGGGCCAGACTATCGGTGCGGTCATCATGTTCTTCGTCCTCGGGTTTTTGCCGGCGTATATCGTCAGCAAGATCCAGGCGAGCTTGGGCATTCTGCGCATCCCGGAAGTGGTGGAAATCCAGGGTTTGGACTACGCCGATCATCAATCCTATGAAGATGCCAAGGCTGCGATCACCGAAGCCCACAAAGCGCATCTTGCAGAAAAAGCCTGA
- a CDS encoding molybdopterin-dependent oxidoreductase has protein sequence MPKRPVSLTHWGAFEAEVKDGVLLRALPWADSDADACMIGAIPELVYSDTRVRHPHVRESWLKHGHRAGGSGRGTEPMVPVSWDTALDLVAADIARVRDTYGHTALFAGSYGWSSAGRFHHARSQIRRFYGAVGGFTDQTGNYSWGAAQIILQHVLGSAEAVSGAATSWESICENTDTFVAFGGLNPKNWHVTSGGAGHHHMPDHVRRAARNVTHFVVVSPSRDDIPDGSEADWIATRPGADTAIILALTQAMVARGRADLGFLGRYCTGADQLLDYLDGRNDGQPKTLEWAAALADVPLKQLQALADRIAKGRVMLTATWSLQRAQHGEMTYWSLIALACVLGQIGLPGGGFGFGYGSLNAVGHGATKGLVPQLPGLGNANGTAIPVARLADMLEHPNTQIPFNGEMVQLPEVKLIHWAGGNPFHHAQDLFRLEKLWQRPETIIVNEQFWTATARRADIVLPATTSVERNDIGGTSRDPHVFFMPQLIAPVGQAKSDYAIFTGLAQRLGHDDAYTQGLDEDAWLQTLWADCVEKLRFRA, from the coding sequence ATGCCCAAACGCCCCGTCAGTCTGACCCACTGGGGCGCGTTCGAGGCCGAGGTTAAAGACGGCGTTCTGCTTCGGGCTCTGCCCTGGGCCGACAGTGACGCAGACGCCTGCATGATCGGTGCGATCCCCGAGCTGGTGTATTCCGACACCCGGGTCCGGCATCCCCATGTGCGCGAAAGCTGGCTGAAGCACGGCCACCGGGCGGGCGGATCGGGCCGCGGGACTGAACCGATGGTGCCCGTGTCCTGGGATACCGCGCTCGATCTGGTTGCTGCGGACATCGCGCGCGTGCGCGACACTTATGGTCACACCGCACTGTTCGCAGGGTCTTACGGCTGGTCAAGCGCAGGCCGCTTTCACCACGCAAGGTCACAGATCCGACGGTTCTATGGGGCCGTGGGCGGGTTCACCGACCAGACCGGCAATTACAGCTGGGGGGCCGCACAGATCATTCTGCAACATGTTCTGGGCAGTGCCGAGGCTGTCAGCGGCGCGGCCACCAGTTGGGAGTCGATCTGCGAAAACACGGATACCTTCGTCGCATTCGGCGGGCTGAACCCGAAGAACTGGCATGTCACCTCGGGCGGGGCCGGGCACCATCACATGCCCGATCACGTGCGCCGCGCGGCCCGGAATGTCACCCATTTCGTGGTGGTCAGCCCCAGCAGGGATGACATCCCCGATGGTAGTGAGGCAGACTGGATCGCAACACGCCCCGGCGCGGACACAGCCATCATTCTGGCGCTGACCCAGGCGATGGTCGCACGCGGACGCGCCGATCTGGGGTTTCTGGGGCGTTATTGCACCGGCGCGGACCAGTTGCTGGACTATCTCGATGGGCGCAATGACGGGCAGCCAAAGACACTCGAATGGGCCGCCGCGCTGGCCGATGTACCGCTAAAGCAGCTTCAGGCGCTGGCGGACCGGATTGCCAAGGGCCGGGTGATGCTGACCGCGACATGGTCGCTGCAACGCGCGCAACATGGCGAGATGACGTATTGGTCGCTGATCGCACTCGCCTGCGTGTTGGGACAGATCGGCCTGCCCGGCGGTGGCTTCGGCTTCGGCTATGGCTCTTTGAATGCAGTGGGGCATGGGGCAACCAAAGGGCTGGTGCCGCAATTGCCGGGGCTGGGCAATGCAAACGGCACCGCGATCCCGGTCGCGCGGCTGGCCGATATGCTGGAGCATCCCAACACCCAGATTCCGTTCAATGGGGAAATGGTGCAGCTGCCCGAAGTGAAGCTGATCCATTGGGCGGGCGGCAACCCGTTTCACCATGCGCAGGATCTGTTCCGTCTTGAAAAGCTCTGGCAGCGCCCCGAAACCATTATCGTTAATGAGCAATTCTGGACCGCAACCGCCCGGCGCGCCGATATCGTTCTGCCCGCAACCACCAGTGTTGAGCGTAACGACATCGGCGGTACCTCGCGCGATCCGCATGTCTTTTTCATGCCCCAACTGATCGCCCCCGTTGGCCAGGCAAAGTCGGATTACGCGATCTTCACGGGTCTCGCCCAGCGGCTGGGCCACGATGACGCCTATACGCAAGGGCTGGACGAAGACGCTTGGTTGCAAACCCTGTGGGCCGATTGTGTTGAAAAACTCCGTTTTAGGGCCTGA
- a CDS encoding IS630 family transposase (programmed frameshift), whose amino-acid sequence MSAPLPSALRIRFQRYIEEGLSGRAAALRLKLSPATGARWARQVRMKGHAEPARQGPPRGKGKLAPHREFFEELIAQDPDITLFELRNALADAEGVRVHHSSIANLLSRLGFTYKKSLVATERRRAKVRQQRADWFRYRSPAIATFPERVVFIDETAVKTNLTRLRGRAKRGKRLTMDAPFGSWGTQTLIAGLTQGALIAPWVIKGAIDGPAFAAYIREVLVPEINPGTVVILDNLATHRNKEATQALRNHGCWFLYLPPYSPDLNPIEQAFSKLKAHLRRIGVRSFTQVFEAIGAICDLYDPVECWNYFKAAGYVSG is encoded by the exons ATGTCAGCACCTTTGCCATCTGCGCTTCGGATACGGTTTCAGAGATACATTGAAGAAGGGTTGAGCGGGCGCGCGGCGGCGTTGCGGTTGAAGCTGTCGCCTGCCACAGGCGCGCGGTGGGCGCGTCAGGTGAGGATGAAGGGTCATGCGGAACCTGCCCGGCAGGGACCGCCGCGCGGCAAGGGAAAGCTGGCTCCGCATCGGGAATTCTTTGAGGAGTTGATCGCACAAGACCCTGACATCACGCTCTTTGAGTTGCGTAATGCGCTGGCCGATGCAGAGGGTGTGCGGGTGCATCACTCCTCCATCGCCAACCTTCTGTCCCGGCTCGGCTTCACGTAC AAAAAGTCGCTGGTCGCAACCGAGCGCCGCCGCGCCAAGGTAAGGCAGCAACGGGCCGACTGGTTCAGATACCGCTCGCCAGCCATTGCGACCTTTCCTGAGCGCGTTGTCTTTATTGACGAAACCGCAGTGAAGACAAACCTCACGCGCCTACGCGGCAGAGCCAAGCGCGGTAAGCGCCTGACGATGGATGCGCCCTTCGGAAGCTGGGGAACCCAAACCTTGATCGCGGGCCTGACCCAAGGCGCGCTGATCGCACCTTGGGTCATCAAGGGAGCGATAGATGGCCCCGCCTTCGCGGCCTACATCCGCGAAGTGCTGGTCCCCGAGATCAACCCCGGCACTGTCGTCATTCTCGACAACCTGGCAACCCACCGGAATAAGGAGGCGACGCAGGCTTTACGCAATCACGGCTGCTGGTTCCTTTACCTGCCACCGTACTCGCCCGACCTGAATCCCATCGAGCAGGCCTTCTCTAAACTGAAAGCCCATTTGCGACGGATCGGGGTCAGGTCCTTTACCCAGGTCTTCGAAGCAATCGGAGCAATCTGCGATCTCTACGACCCAGTAGAATGCTGGAACTACTTTAAGGCCGCCGGATATGTCTCAGGTTAA
- a CDS encoding ion transporter, with product MFRPQISRIVNHPVFERVIIALILINAVILAMETSPRVMAAIGPVLEVLDRLILGIFVAEIAARLIADFRGFWRDPWRLFDFGVVAIALIPATGPLAVLRAFRILRVLRLVSAVPAMRRVVAGLLAALPGMGAIIMLLGMIFFVFSVISTKLFAAAFPDWFGTLGASAYTLFQVMTLESWSMGIVRPVMEAFPWAWMLFVPFIIVTAFAVLNLFIGVIVDAMQTQHNAEAHDEREAMAAETSAILAEVRALRAEVADLRQANRSV from the coding sequence ATGTTTCGCCCGCAAATATCGCGCATCGTGAACCACCCCGTGTTCGAGCGGGTCATCATTGCACTGATTCTGATCAATGCGGTGATTCTGGCGATGGAGACATCGCCGCGCGTCATGGCGGCGATCGGCCCGGTGCTGGAAGTTCTGGACAGGCTGATCCTGGGGATTTTTGTGGCCGAGATTGCCGCCCGTCTGATCGCCGATTTTCGCGGGTTCTGGCGCGATCCCTGGCGGTTGTTTGATTTCGGCGTCGTGGCGATTGCCCTGATCCCCGCCACCGGGCCGCTTGCGGTGTTGCGGGCGTTCAGAATCCTGCGGGTTCTGCGGCTGGTCTCGGCTGTGCCGGCAATGCGTCGGGTGGTGGCCGGGTTGCTGGCGGCCCTGCCGGGGATGGGGGCGATCATTATGCTGCTGGGGATGATCTTCTTCGTCTTCTCGGTGATCTCGACCAAGCTGTTTGCCGCGGCATTCCCGGACTGGTTCGGCACCCTTGGTGCATCGGCCTACACATTGTTTCAGGTCATGACCCTGGAAAGCTGGTCCATGGGCATTGTCCGCCCGGTCATGGAGGCTTTCCCCTGGGCCTGGATGCTGTTCGTGCCGTTTATCATCGTCACGGCCTTCGCAGTTCTGAACCTGTTTATCGGTGTGATCGTCGATGCGATGCAGACCCAGCACAATGCCGAAGCCCATGATGAGCGTGAGGCGATGGCCGCCGAAACCTCGGCCATACTGGCCGAAGTGCGTGCCCTGCGGGCCGAGGTCGCGGATCTGCGACAGGCGAACCGCAGCGTCTGA
- a CDS encoding TRAP transporter large permease subunit, which translates to MILSSVVVLLSEDLPLTSVINQMYSNIDSFTLLAVPFFMLLGRILNAGSITARLLTLSNASVGHVRGGLGHVNVFVSMVFASLSGSAAADTASVGSILIPAMKKAGYSPAFAVALTAASSTLGVIIPPSIILIVYGAFGGVSIGALFMGGVVPGLFIGLAMMGYTYVMALREGYPANPFPGLHALGRAFWRGGAAMLIPVFVLGGVVAGLMTPTEAAISAVIWALCLTFIIYRDVPLRQLPNLLIQAVLDFSVPLFTVAGAGIFGWLIAYLGAAEIVVNFITAQTSSPVGIMLLLIGFLLLVGTVLNPISAVLIFLPIIQALGDMAGMDPVHMGVLSTIVLSVGLITPPYGICLLIAAQIGDVPLGRAMIAVTPIVGLTISIAILSIFIPDIILGLPRLAFPNIIP; encoded by the coding sequence CTGATCCTGTCATCGGTTGTTGTGTTGCTGAGTGAGGATTTGCCCCTAACCTCGGTCATCAACCAGATGTATTCCAACATCGACAGTTTCACCCTGCTGGCGGTGCCGTTTTTCATGTTGCTGGGCCGCATCCTGAATGCAGGCTCGATCACCGCGCGCCTTCTGACGCTGTCGAACGCCTCGGTCGGGCATGTGCGGGGCGGCCTTGGGCATGTGAACGTCTTCGTCTCGATGGTGTTTGCCTCACTTTCAGGATCGGCGGCGGCGGATACGGCGTCTGTCGGTTCGATCCTGATCCCTGCGATGAAAAAGGCGGGGTATTCCCCGGCGTTTGCGGTGGCGCTGACGGCGGCATCCTCGACCCTGGGTGTGATCATTCCGCCCTCGATCATACTGATCGTCTATGGGGCGTTTGGCGGTGTTTCCATCGGGGCGCTGTTTATGGGCGGCGTTGTGCCGGGGTTGTTCATTGGGCTGGCGATGATGGGCTATACCTATGTGATGGCGCTGCGCGAGGGCTATCCGGCCAATCCCTTCCCCGGCCTGCACGCCCTGGGCAGGGCGTTCTGGCGCGGCGGCGCGGCGATGCTGATCCCGGTCTTTGTGCTAGGCGGCGTCGTGGCGGGCCTGATGACCCCGACCGAGGCCGCCATCAGCGCCGTGATCTGGGCCCTTTGCCTGACCTTCATCATCTATCGCGATGTGCCGCTGAGGCAGTTGCCGAACCTGCTGATCCAGGCGGTTCTGGATTTTTCCGTCCCCCTGTTCACCGTGGCGGGGGCCGGCATTTTCGGCTGGCTGATCGCCTATCTTGGCGCGGCCGAGATCGTGGTGAACTTCATCACCGCCCAGACCAGCAGCCCGGTGGGGATCATGCTGCTGCTGATCGGGTTCCTGTTGCTGGTCGGCACCGTGCTCAACCCCATATCGGCGGTTCTGATTTTCCTGCCGATCATTCAGGCACTGGGCGATATGGCGGGCATGGACCCGGTGCATATGGGCGTTCTGTCAACGATTGTCCTGTCCGTCGGACTGATCACGCCGCCCTACGGGATTTGCCTGCTGATCGCCGCGCAGATCGGCGATGTGCCACTGGGGCGCGCGATGATCGCGGTTACCCCGATCGTCGGGCTGACCATCTCCATCGCGATTCTGTCGATCTTTATCCCCGATATCATCCTTGGTCTGCCCCGGCTGGCCTTCCCAAACATCATTCCGTGA
- a CDS encoding TRAP transporter small permease subunit, translating into MLHMLTRLNNTFEKGASWLLAVLFAALIAVVLGQVLARNVFQTPLIWSLDLAQLLFSWCIFLGAGIAYRKGGHYEVNLWPRSGPAAFIPRLAAILAAACVVYVLVWHGYLMSVISWTRENQSLGISGMWFFLPIPLGGAQIGFAVLEQVMTALGKGDKQ; encoded by the coding sequence ATGCTTCACATGCTGACACGACTGAACAACACCTTTGAAAAAGGGGCGTCCTGGCTGTTGGCCGTGCTCTTTGCGGCCCTGATCGCGGTCGTGCTTGGCCAGGTGCTTGCGCGGAACGTGTTTCAGACGCCACTTATCTGGAGCCTGGATCTGGCACAGTTGCTGTTTTCATGGTGCATCTTCCTTGGTGCGGGCATCGCCTATCGCAAGGGCGGCCATTACGAGGTTAACCTGTGGCCCCGCTCTGGCCCGGCGGCGTTCATCCCCCGGCTGGCGGCAATCCTGGCGGCGGCCTGTGTGGTCTATGTCCTGGTCTGGCACGGCTATTTGATGAGTGTGATCAGCTGGACGCGTGAGAACCAGTCGCTGGGAATATCCGGGATGTGGTTCTTTCTGCCCATCCCGCTGGGTGGTGCGCAAATCGGTTTTGCTGTGCTGGAACAGGTGATGACTGCACTTGGCAAGGGCGACAAACAATGA
- a CDS encoding 4-hydroxy-tetrahydrodipicolinate synthase, protein MAHIKPTGSFVALVTPMNDDGSIDYEGFRDLLGFHKENGTRAVLIMGSTGEVSMLAPDEKRKIISETVKMRPDGIQMYYGCSGNNTQSAIELVQYAEGEGADGAIVAAPSYICAPGDDIVEYVEEICDSTDMGIGFYNNPPRVSTDLHWDHMLRLAKHPNMVVLKESTTRVGQVAQMCAAKPDLSIMCCCSPNLGLVVPTMSLGGHGTANMTGNIIPREFAVISKPWEDDGDARNFSNAYLRNLDMLHFAYSAVNPVAIKTLMRAVGLPSGPMRKPLKPLDEAGLRRGLDIVARLDLDQSYGYKLNTDMTA, encoded by the coding sequence ATGGCTCATATCAAACCGACCGGCAGTTTCGTGGCACTGGTCACGCCGATGAACGACGATGGCAGCATCGACTATGAAGGGTTCCGCGACCTGCTGGGGTTTCACAAGGAAAACGGCACCCGCGCAGTTCTGATCATGGGCTCAACCGGCGAGGTTTCGATGCTGGCCCCTGATGAAAAGCGCAAGATCATCTCGGAAACGGTGAAAATGCGCCCGGATGGCATTCAGATGTATTACGGCTGTTCGGGCAACAACACCCAAAGCGCGATTGAGCTGGTGCAATATGCCGAAGGCGAAGGCGCAGATGGCGCGATTGTCGCCGCCCCATCCTATATCTGTGCGCCCGGCGACGATATTGTGGAGTATGTCGAAGAGATCTGCGATTCCACCGACATGGGCATCGGTTTTTACAACAATCCGCCCCGCGTCAGCACCGATCTGCACTGGGATCATATGCTGCGGCTGGCCAAACATCCCAATATGGTCGTGTTGAAGGAAAGCACCACGCGCGTCGGACAAGTCGCCCAGATGTGCGCCGCCAAACCGGACCTGTCGATCATGTGCTGCTGTTCGCCCAACCTTGGGCTGGTGGTGCCGACCATGTCGCTGGGCGGGCATGGCACGGCCAATATGACCGGCAACATCATCCCGCGCGAATTCGCCGTCATCTCGAAACCATGGGAGGACGACGGCGATGCCAGAAATTTCAGCAATGCCTATCTGCGCAATCTGGACATGCTGCATTTCGCCTATTCAGCGGTCAATCCCGTCGCCATCAAGACGCTGATGCGCGCCGTGGGTCTGCCATCCGGGCCGATGCGCAAACCCCTGAAACCCCTAGACGAAGCGGGGCTGCGCCGGGGGCTGGATATCGTGGCAAGGCTGGATCTGGACCAAAGCTATGGCTATAAGCTGAACACCGATATGACGGCCTGA
- a CDS encoding D-alanyl-D-alanine carboxypeptidase has protein sequence MLSRSGQWALRGLSIIVLLCVAISIGGPARAAPYAAMVMDARTGEVLHSRNADTRLHPASLTKMMTLYIAFEAIRRCEISLDTRVKISKKAANEPPSKLGLKSGQKIQFRYLIRAAAVKSANDAATAIAEAISGSEAAFARRMNRTAKAIGMSRTTFKNAHGLTESGHMSTARDMTLLGRRLFYDHPKYYNLFSRKTADAGVRQVANTNRRFLNAYRGADGIKTGYTRAAGFNLVASAQHGQERIIATVFGGRSSAWRNTKMGELMDLGFRRAPSRAKTRKPKPLTYQAPEVIASKAAPGHVPGTAGKTIRLIRAPKKSIRPMARPTQAPDEEVLVAMAEGIEGAVAEVGAEAQAPDSAQTDAAVTAALTDGAIEKTANPAAEDEAVEAPALVAAAVLPKIRPKARVLRPAAEPEPPVVAAVAQPATEPVTVPVTKPAARAAQAVQPAAPAPVVLTSIAPTKPAPALPATKDAAAEDIALEVVTRLSTSGGRGWGINVGRYGSRYQAERVLLKTALLEIETLDEALRKVVARKAGHEANFVGMSEFDAQLACRRLTARGVECSTISPTG, from the coding sequence GTGCTTTCACGCTCTGGACAGTGGGCCCTTCGGGGGCTTTCCATTATCGTACTTTTGTGCGTTGCAATTTCCATTGGCGGACCGGCCCGTGCGGCCCCCTATGCCGCGATGGTGATGGATGCGCGCACCGGCGAGGTGCTGCATTCGCGCAATGCGGATACGCGTCTGCACCCGGCATCCCTGACCAAGATGATGACCCTCTACATCGCGTTCGAAGCGATTCGGCGTTGTGAAATCAGCCTTGATACCCGGGTGAAGATCTCCAAGAAGGCCGCGAACGAACCGCCTTCGAAGCTGGGCCTGAAATCGGGGCAGAAAATCCAGTTCCGCTATCTGATCCGTGCGGCGGCCGTGAAATCCGCCAATGACGCTGCCACCGCCATTGCCGAGGCGATTTCGGGCTCCGAGGCGGCCTTCGCCCGCCGGATGAACCGCACCGCCAAGGCAATCGGGATGAGCCGGACAACCTTTAAGAACGCCCACGGTCTGACCGAAAGCGGACATATGTCGACGGCGCGCGACATGACCCTTCTGGGGCGGCGCCTGTTCTATGATCACCCGAAATACTACAACCTCTTCTCGCGCAAGACGGCCGACGCGGGCGTGCGCCAGGTGGCCAATACCAACCGGCGCTTTCTGAACGCCTATCGCGGCGCGGACGGAATCAAGACCGGATATACCCGCGCTGCGGGTTTCAATCTGGTGGCCAGTGCGCAGCACGGGCAGGAACGCATCATCGCGACAGTCTTTGGCGGGCGATCTTCTGCCTGGCGCAATACCAAGATGGGCGAGTTGATGGATCTGGGTTTCCGCCGCGCGCCGTCGCGCGCCAAAACCCGCAAACCCAAACCCCTGACCTATCAGGCGCCCGAGGTCATCGCCTCCAAAGCGGCGCCGGGGCATGTGCCGGGCACCGCCGGCAAGACCATTCGCCTGATCCGCGCGCCCAAGAAAAGTATCCGCCCCATGGCCCGCCCGACGCAAGCCCCGGACGAAGAGGTGCTGGTCGCCATGGCCGAAGGCATCGAGGGCGCCGTGGCCGAGGTTGGCGCCGAAGCACAGGCCCCCGACAGCGCACAGACCGACGCCGCCGTGACCGCCGCGCTGACCGATGGCGCAATTGAAAAGACTGCAAATCCGGCGGCAGAGGACGAAGCGGTGGAAGCACCCGCACTTGTCGCTGCCGCGGTTCTGCCAAAGATACGTCCCAAGGCCCGCGTCCTGCGGCCCGCCGCCGAACCGGAACCGCCGGTGGTTGCCGCTGTTGCCCAGCCCGCCACCGAACCCGTCACTGTACCCGTCACCAAACCCGCCGCACGTGCAGCCCAGGCAGTTCAGCCCGCCGCGCCTGCCCCGGTTGTCCTGACCAGCATTGCCCCGACCAAACCGGCGCCCGCCTTGCCAGCGACCAAAGACGCTGCTGCCGAAGATATCGCACTGGAGGTCGTCACCCGGCTTTCCACGTCAGGCGGGCGCGGCTGGGGCATCAATGTCGGGCGCTATGGCTCACGCTATCAGGCCGAGCGTGTGCTGCTGAAAACCGCCTTGCTTGAGATTGAGACGCTTGATGAGGCGCTGCGCAAGGTCGTGGCCCGAAAAGCGGGGCACGAGGCGAACTTCGTCGGGATGAGCGAATTTGACGCGCAGCTTGCCTGCCGCCGCCTGACCGCGCGCGGCGTGGAGTGTTCGACCATCAGTCCGACAGGATAA